One window of the uncultured Fibrobacter sp. genome contains the following:
- the glgC gene encoding glucose-1-phosphate adenylyltransferase: MSWSYYREHQKNILCMIMAGGQGSRLQPLTRDRAKPAVHFGGTYRIIDFVLNNFINSGIFKIKVLTQFKSDSLNKHISAAWNLNASLDQYVDLVPAQMRTGDDWYKGTADAIFQNINLITDERPDLVAIFGGDHIYKMDINQMIDFHLSRAALLTIAAIPVPVAEAREFGIIEVDQDGRMIGFEEKPKNPKEMPGNPGYCLASMGNYIFTSKFLVRELLKGAQNGATDFGKHIIPNLYNEFPVYVYDFNTNIVRGEQASTKGYWRDVGTLDAFFEANMDLCSENPPFDLYNNYWPIRTFNWNQPPARFFAGDSDAHQGAAIDSIVSAGCIIGGGTVVKSILSPGVTIQKDALVEESILFPNVTIGPGAKVRKAIIEKGLHIPAGFQIGYDLERDKKLFHVTESGIVVLAKDTIIKA, encoded by the coding sequence ATGAGCTGGTCCTATTATAGAGAACACCAAAAAAACATCCTGTGCATGATCATGGCAGGCGGCCAAGGCAGCCGTCTCCAACCCCTCACCCGCGACCGTGCCAAGCCGGCGGTCCACTTCGGCGGGACCTACCGCATCATCGATTTCGTCCTCAATAATTTCATCAATTCCGGCATTTTCAAAATCAAGGTCCTTACGCAGTTCAAAAGCGACTCGCTGAACAAGCACATCTCCGCTGCATGGAACCTGAACGCGAGCCTCGACCAGTACGTGGACCTCGTGCCCGCGCAGATGCGCACCGGCGACGACTGGTACAAGGGGACTGCCGACGCCATCTTCCAGAACATCAACCTCATCACGGACGAACGACCGGACCTCGTGGCCATTTTCGGCGGCGACCACATCTACAAGATGGACATCAACCAGATGATTGACTTCCATCTGAGCAGGGCGGCTCTCCTGACCATCGCGGCCATCCCCGTCCCCGTCGCGGAAGCCCGCGAATTCGGCATCATCGAAGTCGACCAGGACGGACGCATGATCGGCTTCGAAGAAAAGCCCAAGAACCCCAAGGAAATGCCGGGCAATCCGGGCTACTGCCTCGCCAGCATGGGCAACTACATCTTTACGAGCAAGTTCCTGGTGCGCGAGCTCCTGAAGGGCGCGCAGAACGGCGCCACGGACTTCGGCAAGCACATCATCCCGAACCTGTACAACGAGTTCCCCGTTTACGTGTACGACTTCAACACGAACATCGTGCGCGGCGAACAAGCCTCCACCAAGGGTTACTGGCGCGACGTGGGAACGCTCGACGCCTTCTTCGAGGCGAACATGGACCTCTGCTCCGAGAACCCGCCGTTCGACCTTTATAACAACTACTGGCCCATCCGCACGTTCAACTGGAACCAGCCGCCCGCCCGCTTCTTTGCCGGCGACAGCGACGCCCACCAGGGAGCGGCCATCGACTCCATCGTTTCCGCAGGCTGCATCATCGGCGGCGGCACGGTCGTCAAGAGCATCCTCAGCCCGGGCGTCACCATCCAGAAGGATGCGCTCGTCGAGGAATCCATCCTCTTCCCGAACGTGACCATCGGACCGGGCGCCAAGGTGCGCAAGGCAATTATCGAAAAAGGACTGCACATCCCCGCCGGCTTCCAGATCGGCTACGACCTGGAGCGCGACAAAAAGCTCTTCCACGTAACCGAATCGGGAATCGTGGTCCTCGCTAAGGATACGATTATTAAAGCGTGA